The following are encoded in a window of Brevibacillus sp. DP1.3A genomic DNA:
- a CDS encoding DUF2935 domain-containing protein, translated as MTNVFVERSLEEIRFWSRIMKEHSLFLKLGFNCEDTKLIEEANRFYSIFEEIESQALAFSSDVDPQRIYEFNQIVHNAVSYIWAFKRKVLGLIIRCKIGGNNFPLLVDHVSREANYFRNRLEQLNTGNLDPLPDAVINENVFFLRIMADHAKFINHLLDPSERKLVDQAREFSHDFDQLLFQAQDLDSMRPQSQTQPLLNQFVDQNRVSVRQLRDFKKTARDLIEECKIKSIIPPLLADHVFREASHFLEILDAFEVSLTHAR; from the coding sequence ATGACAAATGTATTTGTTGAACGATCATTAGAGGAAATACGTTTTTGGTCTCGCATCATGAAAGAACACTCCCTGTTTCTCAAATTGGGCTTTAACTGCGAAGACACAAAATTAATTGAAGAAGCGAATCGCTTTTACAGCATTTTTGAAGAAATTGAAAGCCAAGCACTTGCCTTTTCTTCTGACGTAGACCCTCAACGAATCTATGAATTTAATCAAATCGTTCACAATGCCGTTTCCTATATTTGGGCCTTTAAACGCAAAGTACTCGGACTCATTATTCGTTGCAAGATCGGTGGTAACAACTTTCCGCTGTTGGTCGATCACGTGAGCAGGGAAGCCAACTATTTTCGAAATCGATTAGAACAACTGAATACAGGAAACCTTGATCCCTTACCTGATGCGGTGATTAATGAAAATGTCTTCTTCCTACGAATCATGGCTGACCATGCGAAATTTATTAACCATTTGCTCGATCCTTCCGAAAGAAAGCTAGTGGATCAAGCTAGAGAGTTTAGTCATGATTTTGATCAATTATTGTTCCAAGCTCAGGATCTTGATTCCATGCGCCCCCAGTCTCAAACGCAACCGCTACTGAATCAATTTGTCGATCAAAATCGCGTATCCGTCCGTCAATTGCGTGACTTCAAAAAAACAGCTCGTGATCTAATTGAGGAATGCAAAATTAAGAGCATAATCCCCCCATTGCTCGCTGACCATGTATTTAGAGAAGCCTCGCATTTTCTAGAGATTTTAGATGCCTTTGAGGTATCCCTTACACACGCAAGGTAG
- a CDS encoding HU family DNA-binding protein, protein MNKTELVTRVAETTELTKKDATKAVDAILDAIADALKEGDKVSLIGFGNFEVRERAARKGRNPQTGEEIEIAASKMPAFKPGKELKDSVK, encoded by the coding sequence ATGAATAAGACTGAACTGGTTACAAGAGTCGCTGAAACCACAGAATTAACTAAGAAAGATGCTACAAAAGCGGTAGATGCTATATTAGATGCTATTGCAGATGCGCTAAAAGAAGGGGACAAAGTATCCCTTATTGGATTCGGAAATTTTGAAGTGCGGGAGCGAGCTGCTCGAAAGGGTCGTAATCCTCAAACTGGAGAAGAAATTGAAATCGCTGCGAGTAAGATGCCTGCGTTTAAACCAGGTAAAGAACTAAAGGATTCAGTAAAATAA